The following coding sequences are from one Luteolibacter yonseiensis window:
- a CDS encoding HD domain-containing protein — MSFDSVNTLQTAAALAAKAHAGQTIRNTDIPYIAHAMGVSMAVTCLFGCTDPEVAAAALLHDTLEKTRLTGAEIRETLGPRVLHLVVAMTKDDGYAKAEYWERLYDEVWEARLIKMADALDHLDCPADELPRRIKSGRRALELAYSEEIPIQTARRVLGEALASAVERATGRPTLQ; from the coding sequence ATGAGCTTTGATTCCGTCAACACCCTCCAGACCGCGGCCGCCCTCGCGGCGAAAGCACATGCCGGACAGACAATCCGGAACACTGACATTCCCTACATCGCGCATGCCATGGGCGTTTCAATGGCGGTGACCTGCCTCTTCGGTTGCACCGATCCCGAGGTGGCGGCCGCCGCGCTGCTCCACGACACTTTGGAAAAAACCCGTCTGACAGGTGCCGAGATCAGGGAGACCCTTGGACCGCGGGTGCTCCATCTGGTGGTCGCGATGACCAAGGATGATGGATATGCGAAAGCCGAATATTGGGAACGGTTGTATGATGAGGTGTGGGAGGCCCGCCTGATCAAGATGGCGGACGCCCTCGATCATCTCGATTGTCCGGCCGACGAACTGCCGAGGAGGATCAAAAGCGGTAGACGGGCTCTGGAGCTGGCCTATTCGGAAGAAATACCGATCCAGACCGCCCGCCGCGTGCTGGG